Proteins encoded by one window of Culicoides brevitarsis isolate CSIRO-B50_1 chromosome 2, AGI_CSIRO_Cbre_v1, whole genome shotgun sequence:
- the LOC134832478 gene encoding probable cytochrome P450 6d5: MGYIIYAPLIIVIILYVIVKHLFTYWDRQGIINIPPTIVYGNLRPTIKHQKSFQTNINDLYWEAVTVPYIGIYLLCRPALLIRDLNLVKRILIQDQEFFKHRGIYCDTQQDPMSMNLFSATDASHTNLHAKLSPLFSKMMTTNLFETVHREGRSLINELGKYVNDVKPVVNLHKLLHTHLLNVIGGIFLGLKINLFENDDESFKYFNEDIAQNLSRFKQAQAFLYPGTMKITKKTHFPRNAQSFLMKSVENAMRGGNGIIHALTANEVRESDTNRLSNATIAAQIFSFYYIGNQTLHQIVISCLTELLNNPDTLDKLLVENDTILKKHHAQLSYDALQEMTYLDLCLKETLRKSPPTAIITRECTKDYIIEESGQTIKKGIKVIIPLASIQNDDTYFTNPKDFMPERFLEENEKFIYDAYMPYGSGSRQCPAKQLSELIVKCAIVNVISSFTILINNEKDDNQPTTINKPHTNETLLKNVIIKPRV, from the exons ATGGGTTACATAATATATGCCCCTTTAATAATTGTCATCATATTATATGTAATTGTGAAACATCTCTTTACATATTGGGATCGTCAGGGAATTATCAATATTCCTCCAACAATCGTTTATGGAAATCTACGACCAACGATAAAACATCAAAAgtcatttcaaacaaatatcaATGATTTGTATTGGGAAGCAGTAACTGTTCCATACATTGGAATTTACTTATTGTGTCGTCCAGCATTACTCATAagagatttaaatttagttaagcGTATATTGATACAAGATCAGGAGTTTTTCAAACATCGTGGAATTTATTGCGATACTCAACAAGATCCTATGTCAATGAACTTATTTTCCGCCACAGATGCCTCACACACAAATCTTCATGCTAAATTGTCACCATTATTTAGCAAGATGATGAcaacaaatttgtttgaaacagTTCACCGTGAAGGTCGAAgcttaataaatgaattaggAAAATATGTAAATGATGTGAAACCAGTTGTGAACTTACATAAACTTTTACATACGCACTTATTGAATGTCATTGGGGGTATATTCCttggcttaaaaattaatttatttgagaaCGACGATGAAtcgtttaaatatttcaacgaAGATATTGCCCAAAATTTATCTCGTTTCAAACAAGCACAAGCATTTTTGTATCCCGG aACAATGAAAATCACAAAGAAAACACATTTTCCAAGAAATGCACAATCGTTCCTCATGAAATCAGTAGAAAATGCCATGCGAGGCGGCAATGGAATTATTCACGCTCTAACGGCAAATGAAGTTCGTGAATCTG ATACAAATAGACTCTCAAATGCGACGATAGCAgctcaaatttttagtttttattacattGGAAACCAAACCTTACATCAGATTGTTATTTCATGTTTAACGGAGTTGCTCAACAATCCAGATACACTCGATAAATTGCTTGTAGAAAACGATACAATACTAAAGAAACATCACGCACAGTTATCTTATGATGCTTTGCAGGAAATGACTTATTTAGACTTGTGTCTCAAAG aaactCTTCGTAAATCTCCTCCAACTGCGATCATCACACGAGAATGTACGAAAGACTATATTATTGAAGAATCGGGTCAGACGATTAAAAAGGGCATTAAAGTAATAATACCATTAGCGAGTATTCAAAATGATGATACGTACTTTACGAATCCTAAAGACTTTATGCCAGAGAGATTTTTGGaggaaaatgaaaagtttatttacgACGCTTATATGCCATATGGAAGCGGATCACGTCAATGTCCTGCAAAACAATTGAGTGAATTGATCGTTAAATGTGCTATTGTTAACGTTATTTCCTCTTTTACTATCCTGATAAACAACGAAAAGGACGACAATCAACCAACAACCATAAACAAACCTCACACTAATGAAACTCTATTGAAAAACGTGATAATTAAACCACGAGTATAg